The nucleotide window GCCATTGACGCCTTGTTTGCCAAAAATATGATTTATGCGTTCGGCCATATTATCGCCAATGCGGTTATCTATATGGGGATTATTGCGGTGTATGAACTCCTGCCGAAATACACGAAACGGGAATGGCAGCCAAGCAAGTTGTTTCTCTTGTCCTGGAACATGTCGACCTTGTTCACGTTGGTCATTTATCCGCACCATTTGTTGATGGACTTCGCCATGCCGAAATGGACGTTGGTGCTGGCCATGATTCTGTCGTATGCGAACGGCATTCCGGTTTTGGTCGTAACGGCGTATGGCGCCCTGATGCTGATTTACCGTTCCGGCACGAAATGGGATATTGCTTCCAAATTTCTCTTCCTGTCGTTGTTTGGTTGGGTCGCCGGCGTTATTCCGGCCATCGTTGACGCCTCCATCAATGTAAACTACGTGATGCACAACACGAAGTGGGTGCCCGGACATTTCCATATGTATATGGGAATCGGCGCCGTCAGCATGCTGTTTGCGTTCATGTATTATCTGAATAAAGTGGACGCCGGCCATCAAGATCAACCGATTGAAAAGGTCGCTTTCTGGATCTACGGAGCTTTCTTCCTGGGGCTGGCAATGACGTTTCTGCTTTCCGGCGCGTCCAGCGTTCCGCGCAGATGGGCGGTGCACATGCCGGAATGGACGATCTTTGACAAATTTGGCGCAGCTTTTGCCGTTTTGATCATCCTTGCCGTGTTCGTGTTCGTGGTCCGCTTTGTTACCTGTTCCGTCCACATGAATAAACGCCAATTGGCGATGAAATCAAAATAATGGGCAAACTATTGCCGCTCGTTATCGTGCTCTTGTTTGGTTCAACCTTGTTATGGTTCGGAACGGACGGATTCAGAGCCTTTACTTCGGAAGGCGCGCGCAGGGTGGACATAGTCAGCAATCCGCGGCAGGTGCCGGATATCCAGCTTGAGGACCAGAACGGACAAACGTTTTCCATGGCCGACCTGGCGGGGAAGACGGTGCTGATGACATTCTTTTATGCCCGCTGCACCGATGTTTGTCCGGAATTGCAGGATCATTTGCATAAAGTGGCGGAAATGCTTCCGCCGGGCCGTTTGGGCAAAGACATCGTGTTGTTGAGCGTCAGCTTTGATCCCAATTATGATGATGAACAGGTATTGCACGAATATGCCCTGCGCTTTGAGGCGCAGGCGCCTACCTGGCGTATCGCCCGTGTCGCTGACAAGGAACAGTTAAAGCAATTGCTGAATCGCTTTGGCGTCGTTGTCATTCCGGTGGAAAACGGCGAATTTGAACATAACGATGCGATCTATATCGTCAATAAAGAGCAAAAACTCACGCACATTTTCGACTATACGGCGGACCGTTCGATTGCCGAAGCCGCCCTAGCATCGTAAAAACGGAAATTGAAATTGGGGATGAAGCATATGGCCGCATGGAAAGAGAAAGCTAAAGCTTTAACCGCAAAAAACATGCTGCCGCGCTTATGCGGACTCGCATTGTTTGCCATTCTGGCGTTACCGCCGGTATTTCATTGGCTGGAGAAAAGCATGGTCGGCCAAATGCTGGGCTTAACTCCGCTTTTGGTTTTGTCGGGCGCGCTCATCTTTTGGCCGGCGAACATGCGGCGGGAAAGGGAAAAGCCTTCGCGCATTTGGGGGCTTCCCGGCTTTCTGTTCGGCATGTTTATTATCGCCTATTGGATGTTGCCGCGTTCCCTGGATATGGCGGTAGCGGACAAAACGGCGGATTTCATCCGCTTTGTCACGCTTCCGTTATTGG belongs to Bacilli bacterium and includes:
- a CDS encoding cbb3-type cytochrome c oxidase subunit I, with amino-acid sequence MATLEIGSTQHLGLGAKRGIIGYLLVGCVGLLAMMVMGLLMLLSQGKVFVLSDATVYELLTMHGTGMIGLSSLAACAVMWYFLSQYVKLSVKILIANLVLAIVGVVLVIISIFGLHFAAAWTFLYPLPEISGGAWGKTAAAMYLSGMLLIGIGFLLFYLDSGRAILKRYGSFGVTLGWPWLTGKNKDLSQVPPKAVIASTMVTIVNTIAMAVGAAVIVMMIINVYNPAFAIDALFAKNMIYAFGHIIANAVIYMGIIAVYELLPKYTKREWQPSKLFLLSWNMSTLFTLVIYPHHLLMDFAMPKWTLVLAMILSYANGIPVLVVTAYGALMLIYRSGTKWDIASKFLFLSLFGWVAGVIPAIVDASINVNYVMHNTKWVPGHFHMYMGIGAVSMLFAFMYYLNKVDAGHQDQPIEKVAFWIYGAFFLGLAMTFLLSGASSVPRRWAVHMPEWTIFDKFGAAFAVLIILAVFVFVVRFVTCSVHMNKRQLAMKSK
- a CDS encoding SCO family protein, producing the protein MGKLLPLVIVLLFGSTLLWFGTDGFRAFTSEGARRVDIVSNPRQVPDIQLEDQNGQTFSMADLAGKTVLMTFFYARCTDVCPELQDHLHKVAEMLPPGRLGKDIVLLSVSFDPNYDDEQVLHEYALRFEAQAPTWRIARVADKEQLKQLLNRFGVVVIPVENGEFEHNDAIYIVNKEQKLTHIFDYTADRSIAEAALAS